One part of the Gemmatimonas sp. genome encodes these proteins:
- a CDS encoding HAD-IIIA family hydrolase — protein MEPLRPALFVDRDGTLIADAHYLSDPAGVRLLPDTGTAVQLARTVGVPLVIVTNQSGIARGLITAAQYEATRARTEALIHAAGGVVLTTYHCPHYVDFTGPCECRKPGLGMYQQAARDYPLDLARSAYIGDRWRDVQPALATGGLGILVPGRETPVADQTRAEEAVRQQAPIAVARTLTEAVTLAITRLGMGVAP, from the coding sequence ATGGAGCCGCTCCGCCCTGCCCTGTTCGTCGATCGCGATGGTACGCTCATCGCCGATGCCCATTACCTGTCTGACCCGGCCGGTGTGCGGCTGCTCCCCGACACGGGCACGGCGGTACAACTGGCCCGGACAGTGGGCGTACCGCTCGTGATCGTCACCAACCAGTCGGGCATTGCGCGCGGCCTCATCACCGCGGCCCAGTACGAGGCGACCCGTGCGCGCACCGAAGCGCTCATTCATGCGGCGGGTGGTGTGGTGCTGACCACGTATCACTGTCCGCATTACGTCGACTTCACAGGGCCCTGCGAGTGCCGCAAGCCCGGACTTGGCATGTACCAGCAGGCGGCGCGCGACTACCCGCTCGATCTCGCGCGCAGCGCCTACATTGGCGACCGCTGGCGTGACGTGCAGCCGGCGCTGGCCACCGGAGGGCTGGGCATTCTCGTGCCCGGACGCGAAACCCCGGTGGCCGATCAGACGCGCGCCGAAGAGGCGGTCAGGCAGCAGGCCCCCATTGCCGTGGCCCGCACGCTCACCGAGGCGGTGACGCTGGCCATCACCCGGCTCGGCATGGGCGTGGCCCCGTGA
- a CDS encoding DUF2723 domain-containing protein, with protein MTVAATASATSTSFGTSRAEAAELDYRPSYLAAALAGLVTFLLYIVTLAPTTSMWDTSEYIAAAYVLGLPHPPGNPFFVLIGRVASILPIAPTVAMRINVLAALSSAVSAMFWFLVTERVLVQWMPRRWQRIVGGSLAVLIGATAFTVWNQSVVNEKVYTVSLVGLAIICWLTVRWCDDPEGPTADRVLVLIAYLLGLGYTNHMAGMLAAPAVGVAVLIRRPQTVLRWKLLVACAAALVFGLTPFATQPIRAAHFPAINEGEPTGCVTEIKLDCTFSALTYERFMYNFNRGQYGKPELGERQAPFAAQLGMYWLYFKWQWLRDAYNENPGLQNGLAVFYFILVILGGWMHWQKDRRSFWFFGPLVFTMTLGLIFYLNFKYGHSQAPELGDSVPREVRDRDYFYLWSFSALSVWAALGLFYLWETVASLFGADEVRLGKQTVTEPRTRSFLLASPLLAVAFIPLVGNWTQASRAGQTDTTDFARDLLNSVEPYGILITVGDNDTFPLWYAQEVEGIRRDVIVANTSLLNTDWYVRQLLRRPAFDYDEAKGPALYKGGNWKKPSGPPVKMTFDEADALPLAIATPENAAFQKDDIIAQPRLPQIMKADQMVYFMLRDAFPDRGMFFSRTAGGYPYELGLERYVVTQGMVKKLMPKPVTPSDDIVLIPGEGAMDVTRSMALWKDVFTATKSLAARNGWVDDASVGIPDLYVISGITLAEALAQTGRTEESRTVYDQSKQIATAMRRAQIFGFDRQPTLPIAPGADTAAQPLLLPPADSK; from the coding sequence ATGACCGTCGCAGCGACCGCTTCCGCGACCTCGACCAGCTTCGGCACCAGCCGTGCCGAAGCGGCCGAACTCGATTACCGACCGTCCTACCTCGCCGCCGCGCTCGCGGGGCTCGTGACCTTTCTGCTGTATATCGTCACGCTGGCCCCCACCACGTCGATGTGGGACACCAGCGAGTACATCGCGGCCGCCTACGTGCTCGGGCTCCCGCATCCGCCGGGCAATCCGTTTTTCGTGCTCATTGGTCGGGTGGCCAGCATCCTTCCCATCGCGCCCACCGTGGCCATGCGCATCAATGTGCTGGCGGCGCTCTCCAGCGCCGTGAGCGCGATGTTCTGGTTCCTCGTGACCGAACGGGTGCTCGTGCAGTGGATGCCGCGTCGCTGGCAGCGCATTGTGGGCGGGTCCCTGGCCGTCCTCATCGGGGCCACCGCGTTCACCGTGTGGAACCAGTCGGTGGTGAACGAAAAGGTCTACACCGTCTCGCTCGTGGGGCTGGCCATCATCTGCTGGCTCACCGTGCGCTGGTGCGATGATCCGGAAGGCCCCACCGCCGACCGCGTACTCGTCCTCATCGCCTATCTGCTGGGGCTCGGCTACACCAACCACATGGCCGGCATGCTGGCGGCGCCCGCCGTGGGCGTGGCCGTGCTCATTCGCCGGCCGCAGACGGTGCTGCGCTGGAAGCTGCTGGTGGCCTGCGCCGCCGCCCTCGTCTTCGGGCTCACCCCCTTTGCCACGCAGCCCATTCGCGCTGCGCATTTCCCCGCAATCAACGAAGGGGAACCCACGGGGTGTGTGACCGAGATCAAGCTCGATTGCACCTTCAGTGCGCTCACCTACGAGCGCTTCATGTACAACTTCAACCGCGGCCAGTACGGCAAGCCGGAGCTCGGCGAACGCCAGGCCCCCTTCGCCGCGCAGCTGGGGATGTACTGGCTGTACTTCAAGTGGCAGTGGCTGCGCGACGCGTACAACGAGAACCCGGGGCTGCAGAACGGGCTCGCCGTGTTCTACTTCATCCTCGTCATCCTCGGCGGATGGATGCACTGGCAGAAGGACCGACGCAGCTTCTGGTTCTTCGGTCCGCTCGTCTTCACGATGACGCTGGGGCTCATCTTCTACCTGAACTTCAAGTACGGGCATTCGCAGGCGCCCGAGCTGGGGGACAGCGTGCCCCGCGAAGTGCGCGACCGTGACTACTTCTACCTCTGGAGCTTCTCGGCGCTCAGCGTGTGGGCGGCGCTGGGGCTGTTCTACCTGTGGGAAACGGTGGCCTCGCTCTTTGGCGCCGACGAGGTGCGGTTGGGCAAGCAGACGGTTACCGAACCGCGCACCCGCAGTTTCCTGCTCGCGTCGCCGCTTTTGGCCGTGGCGTTCATCCCGCTCGTCGGCAACTGGACGCAGGCCTCGCGCGCCGGGCAGACCGACACCACCGACTTCGCCCGCGACCTGCTCAACTCCGTCGAGCCGTACGGCATTCTCATCACGGTGGGCGACAACGACACCTTCCCGCTCTGGTATGCGCAGGAGGTGGAAGGGATCCGTCGCGACGTGATCGTGGCGAACACGTCGCTGCTCAACACCGACTGGTACGTGCGCCAGCTGCTGCGCCGTCCCGCCTTTGACTACGACGAGGCCAAGGGACCGGCCCTCTACAAGGGCGGCAACTGGAAGAAGCCCTCGGGGCCGCCGGTGAAGATGACCTTCGACGAGGCCGACGCGCTGCCGCTGGCGATCGCGACCCCGGAGAACGCCGCCTTCCAGAAGGACGACATCATTGCCCAGCCGCGCCTGCCGCAGATCATGAAGGCCGACCAGATGGTGTACTTCATGCTGCGCGACGCCTTCCCCGATCGTGGCATGTTCTTCAGCCGCACGGCCGGCGGCTACCCGTACGAGCTGGGGCTCGAGCGGTATGTCGTGACCCAGGGCATGGTCAAGAAGCTGATGCCGAAGCCCGTCACCCCCAGCGACGACATCGTGCTTATTCCCGGCGAAGGCGCCATGGATGTGACACGATCGATGGCGCTCTGGAAGGATGTCTTCACCGCCACCAAGTCGCTTGCCGCCCGCAACGGCTGGGTGGACGACGCGTCGGTCGGCATCCCCGACCTGTACGTGATCAGCGGCATCACGCTGGCTGAGGCGTTGGCGCAAACCGGCCGCACGGAAGAGTCGCGCACGGTCTACGACCAATCGAAGCAGATCGCCACGGCCATGCGACGGGCGCAGATCTTCGGCTTCGACCGGCAGCCCACCCTCCCCATTGCCCCGGGAGCCGACACCGCGGCGCAACCGCTGTTGTTGCCGCCGGCCGACAGCAAGTAG
- a CDS encoding TonB-dependent receptor — protein MSWSALLFLLAMGQPPAARPDSIGEVRGRVIDAESRAPVAAATVVVRGTRIGTLTGDDGRYVLPGVPAGRPTLVVSRVGYTPATREVTVAIGERTTLDVVLTPGGTQLTTVRVAAEATEREQFRLSAAPGVMTVRGETLKRVPVIGEPDVLRVVQLLPGVVATNDFTAGYNVRGGESDQNLVLLDGFPIYNPFHLGGLFGTFIDETVGEFELMPGGFPARYGTRLSSVLNVVPKAEARSGVHGAVGVSLLATTLSLGGTVRGTTSWNVAARRTYADRFVSLFTDNQLPYWFTDVQSHIRHRFSNGGTLSATAYWGSDVIDASLAIFGDSTSAGGGRLAFDWGNSLLGVAYEQPLGARGTRWLGADSARVMQRLSSTGFGTTLDLGNGSLRFDNSLADRRAWGEVARWRGRHETLAGYEWSSYQLGFAATASAAGSDAILDVNNGPTAASVYVDHTVRGSRVLARVGLRGETVTGTGWQGVSPRASVKWFASRDLAFTVSGGRTTQWTPALRNEQAPVRVFDFWLVANRSTPVASAWQGIVGGERWFGASRFVRLETWLKDYDRLPVSNLFNDPDVQGDEFVETEGRSYGVDLLVRQLESQKLSGWLAYSYGVSWRDGPEGRFAPVQDRRHNLNVVTSYRPGGRFGYGARLGLGTGTPFTDVVGQLVRRRYDPLSNSFATQNTPVSREPIGGRRNGARFPLVQRLDLSVTLTRPGKRTWAPYLSLVNAYNARNVFTYIFDYTANPPTRTAFTQFPLLPTVGVTVTW, from the coding sequence ATGAGCTGGTCTGCCCTGCTGTTCCTGCTGGCCATGGGTCAGCCACCGGCCGCGCGCCCCGATTCCATCGGCGAGGTGCGCGGCCGGGTCATTGACGCCGAGAGCCGCGCCCCGGTGGCGGCCGCCACCGTGGTCGTGCGCGGCACCCGGATCGGGACGCTCACCGGCGATGATGGGCGCTATGTGCTGCCGGGCGTTCCGGCCGGACGGCCCACGCTGGTCGTCTCCCGCGTAGGATACACGCCGGCCACGCGTGAGGTCACCGTGGCCATCGGCGAACGTACCACGCTGGACGTGGTGCTCACCCCCGGCGGTACGCAGCTGACCACGGTGCGCGTCGCGGCCGAGGCCACCGAACGGGAGCAGTTCCGCCTGTCGGCCGCGCCGGGGGTGATGACCGTGCGCGGGGAAACGCTCAAGCGGGTCCCGGTCATTGGTGAGCCCGACGTGCTGCGCGTCGTGCAACTGCTCCCCGGGGTCGTGGCCACCAACGACTTCACCGCGGGCTACAACGTGCGCGGCGGTGAAAGCGACCAGAATCTGGTGCTGCTCGACGGCTTCCCCATCTACAACCCGTTTCACCTGGGTGGCCTATTCGGCACGTTCATCGACGAAACGGTGGGCGAGTTCGAGCTCATGCCCGGCGGGTTTCCGGCGCGCTACGGCACGCGGCTCTCCAGTGTGCTCAACGTGGTGCCCAAGGCCGAGGCGCGCAGCGGCGTGCACGGCGCGGTGGGGGTCTCGCTGCTGGCCACCACCCTCTCGCTGGGTGGCACCGTGCGGGGCACCACCAGCTGGAACGTGGCCGCCCGGCGTACCTACGCCGACCGCTTCGTGTCGCTGTTCACCGACAACCAGTTGCCGTACTGGTTCACGGATGTGCAGAGCCACATCCGGCATCGCTTCAGCAATGGTGGCACGCTGTCGGCCACGGCGTATTGGGGAAGCGATGTGATCGATGCGTCGCTCGCGATCTTCGGTGATTCAACCTCGGCCGGCGGTGGGCGGCTCGCCTTCGACTGGGGCAATTCGCTGCTCGGCGTGGCGTACGAGCAACCGCTGGGGGCACGCGGTACCCGCTGGCTTGGCGCCGACTCGGCGCGTGTCATGCAGCGTCTGTCGAGCACCGGCTTCGGCACGACGCTCGATCTGGGCAACGGCTCCCTGCGCTTCGACAACTCCCTTGCCGACCGGCGCGCGTGGGGTGAGGTGGCCCGGTGGCGCGGACGGCACGAGACCCTCGCCGGCTACGAGTGGTCGAGCTATCAGCTGGGCTTCGCCGCCACGGCGAGCGCCGCCGGCTCCGACGCCATTCTCGACGTGAACAACGGTCCGACGGCGGCGAGCGTGTATGTGGATCACACCGTGCGCGGCAGCCGTGTGCTGGCGCGGGTGGGGCTGCGCGGCGAGACCGTGACCGGCACCGGGTGGCAAGGGGTGTCGCCGCGGGCCTCGGTCAAGTGGTTTGCCTCCCGCGACCTCGCGTTCACCGTGAGCGGCGGGCGCACCACGCAGTGGACGCCGGCGCTGCGCAACGAGCAGGCGCCAGTGCGGGTGTTCGACTTCTGGCTCGTGGCCAACCGCTCCACCCCGGTGGCGTCCGCGTGGCAGGGCATCGTGGGTGGTGAGCGCTGGTTCGGCGCGTCGCGCTTCGTGCGGCTCGAGACGTGGCTCAAGGATTACGACCGCCTGCCCGTTTCCAACCTCTTCAACGATCCGGACGTGCAGGGTGACGAGTTCGTCGAAACCGAGGGGCGCTCCTACGGCGTCGACCTGCTGGTGCGACAGCTCGAATCACAGAAGCTGTCGGGGTGGCTGGCCTACTCGTACGGCGTGAGCTGGCGCGATGGTCCGGAGGGGCGCTTCGCCCCCGTGCAGGATCGTCGGCACAACCTGAACGTGGTGACCTCGTACCGTCCGGGGGGGCGCTTCGGGTACGGAGCACGACTGGGGCTGGGCACCGGCACCCCCTTCACCGATGTCGTGGGACAGCTGGTGCGGCGTCGCTACGACCCGCTGTCCAACAGCTTCGCCACGCAGAATACCCCGGTGTCGCGCGAGCCCATTGGCGGCCGTCGCAACGGCGCCCGCTTTCCACTGGTGCAGCGCCTGGACCTGAGCGTGACGCTCACCCGCCCGGGAAAGCGCACGTGGGCCCCCTACCTGTCGCTCGTGAACGCCTACAATGCGCGCAACGTGTTCACCTACATCTTCGACTATACCGCCAATCCGCCCACGCGCACGGCGTTCACCCAGTTCCCGCTGCTGCCCACCGTGGGCGTCACGGTGACCTGGTGA
- the purH gene encoding bifunctional phosphoribosylaminoimidazolecarboxamide formyltransferase/IMP cyclohydrolase: MRALLSVSDKSGLVPFAQGLAAAGAELVSTGGTARTLREAGLAVRDISELTGFPEMLDGRVKTLHPVVHGGLLARRDLPEHMEAIKAHGIGTIDLVVVNLYPFRETAAKPGVHPDDVIENIDIGGPSMLRSAAKNFESVWVIADPSDYARVLTHVTAGTDDAALRRLLAEKVYAHTSAYDAAIAQWFAQQRGEPFPDRYPLAFEKQQSLRYGENPQQRAAFYVEKPGAGLGALVQKGGKELSFNNLLDLEGALLAIEPFAEQPACAIIKHTTPCGLATGSDALDAYRKALACDPVSAFGSVIAFSVPVDVAAAEVISSLFVECIVAPRFEDEAVEILGRKKNLRVLEGRATWPANTMDLKRVRGGLLVQDRAPAPTDPQQWNVVTTRQPTGDEQRDLLFAWKAVASVKSNAIVLARGGATIGIGAGQMSRVDASFVAVHKATSLGHTTQGAALGSDAFFPFRDGIDQAAAAGVTAIVQPGGSVRDEEVIAAANEHGMTMIFTGERLFRH, from the coding sequence ATGCGCGCCCTGCTTTCCGTCTCCGACAAATCGGGCCTCGTGCCCTTCGCCCAAGGGTTGGCTGCCGCGGGTGCGGAACTCGTCTCCACCGGCGGCACGGCGCGCACATTGCGCGAGGCCGGGCTCGCGGTGCGGGACATCAGCGAGTTGACTGGCTTTCCCGAGATGCTCGACGGGCGCGTGAAGACGCTGCACCCGGTCGTGCACGGTGGTCTGCTGGCGCGCCGTGACCTGCCGGAGCACATGGAGGCCATCAAGGCGCATGGCATCGGCACGATCGATCTGGTGGTCGTGAATCTGTATCCGTTCCGCGAAACGGCCGCGAAGCCTGGGGTGCATCCGGACGACGTGATCGAGAACATCGATATCGGCGGGCCGAGCATGCTGCGCTCGGCGGCCAAGAACTTCGAGAGCGTATGGGTGATCGCCGACCCGAGCGATTACGCACGGGTGCTGACGCACGTGACGGCAGGTACCGACGACGCCGCACTCCGCCGCCTGCTCGCGGAGAAGGTGTACGCCCATACGAGCGCGTATGACGCGGCCATCGCGCAGTGGTTTGCGCAGCAGCGCGGCGAGCCGTTCCCCGACCGGTATCCGCTGGCGTTCGAGAAGCAGCAGAGCCTGCGCTACGGCGAGAATCCGCAGCAGCGCGCGGCCTTCTACGTGGAGAAGCCGGGTGCCGGACTGGGCGCGCTCGTGCAGAAGGGGGGCAAGGAGCTGTCGTTCAACAACCTGCTCGACCTCGAGGGGGCGCTGCTGGCCATCGAACCCTTCGCCGAGCAGCCGGCGTGTGCGATCATCAAGCACACCACGCCGTGCGGTCTGGCCACCGGCAGCGATGCGCTTGATGCCTACCGCAAGGCGCTGGCCTGTGATCCGGTGAGCGCGTTCGGCAGTGTGATTGCCTTCTCCGTGCCGGTGGATGTGGCGGCGGCCGAGGTCATCTCGAGCCTGTTCGTGGAGTGCATCGTCGCGCCGCGCTTCGAGGACGAGGCGGTGGAGATTCTTGGCCGCAAGAAGAACCTGCGGGTGCTCGAGGGACGCGCCACCTGGCCGGCCAACACCATGGATCTCAAGCGTGTGCGCGGCGGCCTCCTCGTGCAGGACCGCGCGCCGGCTCCCACCGATCCGCAGCAGTGGAACGTCGTGACCACCCGCCAGCCGACCGGCGATGAACAGCGGGACCTGCTCTTCGCCTGGAAGGCGGTGGCAAGCGTGAAGAGCAATGCGATCGTGCTGGCCCGCGGCGGGGCGACGATCGGCATTGGGGCGGGGCAGATGAGCCGCGTGGACGCCAGCTTCGTGGCGGTGCACAAGGCCACGTCCCTCGGGCACACCACGCAGGGCGCCGCGTTGGGGTCGGACGCCTTCTTCCCCTTCCGCGACGGGATCGATCAGGCCGCCGCGGCGGGGGTTACGGCCATCGTGCAGCCAGGGGGCAGCGTGCGCGACGAGGAAGTGATCGCGGCCGCGAACGAGCACGGCATGACGATGATCTTCACGGGCGAACGGCTCTTCCGCCACTGA
- a CDS encoding Ig-like domain-containing protein encodes MSLGRMVAGHARALRRLVVVVAALAGGVACANQALPRGGPEDVAAPKIVRITPENNAVSARPGQVVLKFDEVISETPASGRDLEELIFISPKSGAPRVDWDRTSIGIRPSRGWKPNTVYTVQVKAGLQDLYQNKIDSSIRVVFSTGLPIPDTRLSGVVFDWPEGRGLSGGVVEAVSQDTTIVYQAVADSVGRFALRNIPVGPYFLRAYGDRNNNKDLDPLEIWDSVRVTLTQEASAEFYAVGRDTVGLRIATIEPTDSNRVLKVTFDKPYAVDQFFVREGARLVQLPDSTLMSVKLVQTAQQKLQLDSLLVRRKADSLAAAAAAKDSLTPEQRARRDSVAAVRRADSVLAVTRQRERAAREAARAAGRRYNPADTVPPPQLKRPKVYKEMYITLDAPLPDGKSYRLQLNGVRSLNEIVKSPARNFTIPKAKVDSSKLEARPDSAVRRDTSTAGAGRPRGRG; translated from the coding sequence GTGAGTCTGGGACGCATGGTGGCGGGGCACGCGCGGGCGCTGCGCCGGTTGGTGGTCGTGGTGGCGGCGCTTGCCGGCGGGGTGGCCTGTGCCAACCAGGCGCTTCCGCGCGGCGGCCCCGAAGACGTCGCCGCGCCGAAGATCGTACGCATCACCCCCGAAAACAACGCCGTCTCCGCGCGTCCCGGTCAGGTGGTCCTCAAGTTCGACGAAGTCATCAGCGAAACACCCGCCAGCGGTCGCGATCTTGAAGAGCTCATTTTCATCAGTCCCAAGAGCGGTGCCCCGCGCGTGGACTGGGATCGGACCTCCATTGGCATCCGCCCCTCTCGTGGCTGGAAGCCCAACACGGTGTACACCGTGCAGGTGAAGGCGGGGCTGCAGGACCTGTATCAGAACAAGATCGACTCGTCTATCCGCGTGGTCTTTTCCACCGGTCTGCCCATCCCCGACACACGCCTTTCCGGCGTGGTGTTCGACTGGCCCGAAGGACGTGGGTTGAGCGGCGGCGTGGTGGAAGCCGTGAGTCAGGATACCACCATCGTGTACCAGGCAGTGGCCGACTCGGTGGGGCGGTTCGCACTGCGCAACATTCCCGTTGGGCCGTACTTCCTGCGCGCGTACGGTGACCGCAACAACAACAAGGATCTCGACCCGCTCGAGATCTGGGACTCCGTGCGGGTGACGCTCACGCAGGAGGCAAGCGCCGAGTTCTATGCGGTGGGGCGCGATACGGTGGGGTTGCGCATTGCCACGATCGAACCGACCGACAGCAACCGCGTGCTGAAGGTCACGTTCGACAAGCCGTACGCGGTGGACCAGTTCTTCGTGCGCGAGGGGGCGCGATTGGTGCAGCTGCCCGATTCCACCCTCATGAGCGTGAAGCTGGTGCAGACGGCGCAGCAGAAGCTGCAACTGGACTCGCTGCTCGTGCGCCGCAAGGCCGATTCCCTGGCCGCCGCGGCGGCAGCGAAGGATTCACTCACCCCCGAGCAGCGGGCTCGCCGCGACTCGGTGGCGGCCGTGCGGCGCGCCGACAGCGTGCTCGCGGTCACTCGCCAGCGCGAGCGCGCGGCCCGTGAGGCGGCGCGCGCGGCCGGGCGGCGCTACAACCCGGCCGATACGGTGCCCCCGCCGCAGCTCAAGCGCCCGAAGGTGTACAAGGAGATGTATATCACGCTCGACGCGCCGCTTCCCGACGGCAAGAGCTACCGCCTGCAGCTGAACGGGGTGCGCAGTCTCAACGAGATCGTGAAGTCGCCCGCGCGCAATTTCACCATCCCCAAGGCGAAGGTGGACAGCAGCAAGCTGGAGGCAAGACCTGACAGCGCCGTGCGCCGCGATACCAGCACGGCCGGCGCCGGGCGGCCGCGCGGTCGTGGGTGA
- the purN gene encoding phosphoribosylglycinamide formyltransferase has protein sequence MTASAAVSTPSRIAVLASGGGSNLQALLDHFSGAGAAQGEIVWVGSDKASAGALQRAAGAGIATDVVTDPRDGGALIAMLDAARVDLLVLAGYLKLIPEAVVHAFYGRLVNVHPALLPAFGGPGMYGRHIHAAVLAHGATVTGVTVHFVDAQYDRGPIIAQWPVPVLPGDTAERLAARVLRVEHRLLPLCVGAVATGAIVLGDDGQVHGHLDGPVSPAAPAWRFGLVADPPAAPSHDGAAFAQDVARLFPR, from the coding sequence ATGACCGCATCCGCCGCGGTGTCCACCCCGTCCCGCATCGCCGTGCTGGCGTCCGGGGGCGGCTCCAATCTGCAGGCGCTGCTCGATCACTTCAGCGGCGCCGGCGCCGCGCAGGGTGAAATCGTGTGGGTCGGTTCGGACAAGGCATCCGCCGGTGCCTTGCAGCGGGCAGCCGGGGCCGGGATTGCCACGGACGTGGTGACCGATCCGCGCGACGGCGGCGCGCTCATCGCCATGCTCGATGCCGCGCGCGTCGACCTGCTGGTGCTGGCGGGATATCTCAAGCTCATCCCCGAGGCGGTGGTGCACGCCTTTTACGGACGGCTCGTGAATGTGCACCCGGCGCTGCTGCCGGCCTTCGGAGGACCCGGGATGTATGGCCGACACATTCACGCGGCAGTCCTTGCGCACGGCGCTACGGTCACCGGCGTCACGGTGCACTTCGTGGACGCCCAGTACGACCGCGGCCCCATCATCGCGCAGTGGCCGGTGCCGGTGCTCCCGGGCGACACGGCGGAACGCCTGGCCGCGCGCGTGCTGCGTGTGGAGCACCGGCTGCTGCCGCTGTGCGTAGGCGCGGTGGCCACCGGCGCCATCGTGCTCGGCGACGATGGCCAGGTCCATGGCCATCTCGACGGACCGGTGAGCCCCGCAGCACCGGCTTGGCGCTTCGGTCTCGTGGCCGATCCACCGGCCGCCCCCTCGCATGACGGCGCCGCGTTCGCACAGGACGTGGCCCGACTCTTTCCGCGCTGA
- a CDS encoding aminotransferase class V-fold PLP-dependent enzyme, translating into MHKRDFLRTLGGAAAALALSPSQQRLLALPPADLARRDDFWSGLRAKYAVPTAFVHLEHGYYSMQSQPVLERYLQHIRDVNAVSSRYMRTVQAADKSRVRARLAALAGCPPDDLIITRNTTESLDTVVSGFDWRAGDEAVMAVHDYGAMLDHFALMARRWGSVNTRVTVPLDPLSDDDVVQVYANAITPRTKLLMVCHMINITGHILPVRKICDMAHARGVPVMVDGAHTFAQLDFRIPDLHCDFYGASLHKWLGAPLGAGILYVKSDAVERLWPLYGDEGFAATDIRKLNHTGTHPVATDLAIEDAIVFHEAIGIQRKQERLRWLQQYWTSRVRTIPRIRLFTPSDPARTGAIANVGITGMTPGDLATALQDRYRIFTVAIDSAGVTGVRVTPQLFTTTQELDLLVRALTELAA; encoded by the coding sequence ATGCACAAGCGCGACTTTCTTCGTACCCTGGGCGGGGCGGCCGCCGCACTGGCCCTGTCCCCGTCACAGCAGCGGCTCCTGGCCCTGCCACCCGCCGACCTGGCGCGCCGCGACGACTTCTGGAGCGGCCTGCGGGCGAAGTATGCCGTGCCCACCGCGTTCGTGCATCTCGAGCATGGCTACTACTCCATGCAGTCGCAGCCGGTGCTCGAACGCTATCTGCAGCACATCCGCGACGTGAATGCGGTGAGCAGCCGCTACATGCGCACGGTGCAGGCTGCCGACAAGTCCCGTGTGCGCGCGCGGCTGGCGGCACTGGCGGGGTGCCCCCCAGACGACCTCATCATCACGCGCAATACCACCGAATCGCTCGACACGGTCGTCAGCGGCTTCGACTGGCGCGCCGGCGACGAGGCGGTCATGGCCGTGCACGACTACGGGGCCATGCTCGACCACTTCGCCCTCATGGCGCGGCGATGGGGAAGCGTGAACACCCGCGTCACCGTGCCGCTCGATCCGCTGAGCGACGATGACGTGGTGCAGGTGTATGCCAACGCCATCACCCCGCGCACGAAGCTGCTCATGGTCTGTCACATGATCAACATCACCGGCCACATCCTGCCGGTGCGCAAGATCTGCGACATGGCCCACGCGCGCGGCGTCCCGGTCATGGTCGACGGCGCCCACACCTTTGCGCAGCTGGACTTCCGCATCCCCGATCTCCACTGCGATTTCTACGGCGCCTCCCTGCACAAGTGGCTCGGCGCCCCCCTCGGCGCCGGCATCCTGTACGTGAAGTCAGACGCGGTCGAGCGGCTGTGGCCGCTCTACGGCGACGAGGGCTTTGCCGCGACCGACATCCGCAAGCTCAATCACACCGGGACGCACCCGGTGGCGACCGACCTCGCGATCGAGGATGCGATCGTCTTCCACGAGGCGATCGGTATCCAGCGCAAGCAGGAGCGGCTGCGCTGGTTGCAGCAGTATTGGACAAGCCGGGTGCGCACGATCCCGCGCATTCGCCTGTTCACCCCGAGCGACCCGGCGCGGACCGGGGCCATTGCGAACGTGGGCATCACCGGCATGACGCCCGGCGATCTCGCCACCGCCCTGCAGGATCGCTACCGCATCTTCACCGTGGCCATCGACAGCGCCGGCGTGACCGGCGTGCGCGTCACGCCGCAGCTGTTCACCACCACGCAGGAGCTCGACCTGCTGGTACGGGCACTCACCGAACTCGCGGCCTGA